A genome region from Pseudomonas sp. S06B 330 includes the following:
- a CDS encoding aromatic ring-hydroxylating dioxygenase subunit alpha: MSLPTDNLIAHARKASETMADRETPFIYNEWYVAAFDHEVGRHLLGRRLLDRRVVMYRTEAGEPIALEDRCAHRSFPLSRSHLEGDNIVCGYHGFRYDQAGDLTHVPSQKNCPRGIGVRRYPLVRQGPLLWIWLGDETLANAANIPHQEWIDDPAWACTSGYFHHPGNYVSMHENLMDLTHLTFLHANTIGTPDYASAPYKLDLKEGHYTLIREVVPTTLAPVWGKTTGLEGCATAARIATSEFLSPALHRVSVTFYDSALPVERREQFHIRTAHILTPETKNSLHYFIVHGRDFAQHDESLGEFMHEQLFAAFNEDVEGLGALEAVLDDPDEQHYEISVASDAPAVATRIYLKKRADAERQPRNR, encoded by the coding sequence ATGTCACTACCCACCGACAACCTGATCGCGCACGCTCGCAAAGCCAGCGAGACCATGGCCGATCGTGAAACACCGTTCATCTACAACGAGTGGTATGTCGCCGCCTTCGACCATGAAGTCGGCCGGCATTTACTCGGTCGCCGACTGCTGGACCGCAGGGTGGTGATGTACCGGACCGAGGCGGGAGAGCCGATCGCCCTCGAAGACCGCTGCGCTCACCGTTCATTCCCGTTGTCGCGCAGCCACCTTGAGGGCGACAACATCGTTTGTGGCTACCACGGCTTTCGCTATGACCAGGCCGGCGACCTGACGCATGTACCCTCGCAAAAGAACTGCCCGCGCGGTATTGGCGTACGGCGCTATCCCCTGGTACGCCAAGGTCCGCTGTTGTGGATCTGGCTGGGCGATGAAACCCTCGCCAATGCGGCGAACATCCCGCATCAAGAGTGGATTGACGATCCGGCCTGGGCCTGTACTTCCGGTTACTTTCATCACCCGGGCAACTACGTCAGCATGCATGAGAACCTCATGGACCTGACCCACCTGACCTTTCTCCATGCCAACACCATTGGCACTCCAGACTATGCCAGTGCGCCGTACAAGCTTGACCTCAAAGAAGGTCACTACACGCTGATCCGCGAGGTCGTACCAACCACGCTGGCGCCAGTCTGGGGCAAGACTACAGGGCTGGAAGGTTGTGCAACGGCTGCACGCATTGCCACCTCAGAGTTTCTTTCGCCAGCCTTGCACCGAGTTAGCGTTACGTTCTACGACAGTGCACTGCCGGTCGAACGCCGCGAACAGTTCCACATTCGTACCGCGCACATTCTGACCCCGGAAACTAAAAACAGCCTGCATTACTTCATCGTCCACGGGCGCGACTTCGCCCAACACGACGAGTCACTGGGCGAGTTCATGCACGAGCAACTCTTCGCCGCCTTCAATGAGGATGTCGAAGGTCTCGGGGCTTTGGAGGCGGTGCTCGACGACCCTGACGAGCAACATTACGAAATATCTGTGGCCAGTGATGCCCCTGCTGTAGCCACCCGTATCTACCTGAAAAAACGCGCCGACGCCGAGCGCCAACCACGCAATCGCTAG
- a CDS encoding OprD family porin: MLKPVRAIFLQRLALAVGLTLPVLAHADFIADSQGSMELRNFYQNRDFRQSAAKQSRVGNWSQAFMLRMQSGFTEGPVGFGLDYLGLLGVKLDSGRGRSGDGTLPFGPHSKRPVDDFSHMGVTGKLRLSKTRLDVGILTPTLPVVFRDDARLMPQTFDGALVESREIPQLTLTGGQLWRSRTRESAGSDRMYLAGRSADFDSGAFDVLGASYDVGHGLSASVFRGELRDVYQQNFYGLVHKLALGPSMNLLTDLRFFDSDSAGSAKAGSVDNRNFNVMSTLAFGAHKVGLAYQRMYGDDAFPTLNGYTPPYTANLVTIGTFTNALEQSWQARYDFDFVALGLPGLSFMSRYVSGDDIRTSSGSGQEWERDTDLAYVIQSGSLQGLSLRWRNAVYRSSYASDIDENRLILSYTLKLW; the protein is encoded by the coding sequence ATGCTCAAACCCGTGCGTGCAATCTTCCTCCAGCGCCTAGCGCTGGCGGTCGGACTGACGTTACCAGTGCTGGCTCACGCCGACTTCATCGCCGATAGCCAGGGCAGTATGGAACTGCGCAATTTCTACCAGAACCGCGATTTTCGCCAAAGCGCTGCCAAGCAATCTCGGGTGGGCAACTGGTCACAAGCCTTCATGCTTAGGATGCAATCGGGGTTTACCGAAGGGCCGGTCGGTTTTGGTCTCGACTACCTCGGCTTGCTGGGCGTCAAGCTCGACTCCGGGCGCGGTCGCAGCGGCGATGGCACCCTGCCGTTCGGGCCACACTCGAAGCGACCCGTGGACGACTTTAGTCACATGGGTGTCACCGGCAAGCTGCGCTTGTCCAAAACCCGGCTCGATGTTGGCATTCTCACCCCAACCCTCCCCGTCGTCTTTCGTGATGACGCGCGGTTGATGCCGCAGACATTCGATGGGGCCTTGGTGGAATCCCGTGAAATACCGCAACTGACCCTGACCGGGGGCCAACTCTGGCGCTCACGTACTAGAGAATCCGCCGGCAGCGACCGCATGTACCTGGCCGGGCGTAGTGCTGACTTCGACAGCGGCGCCTTCGATGTACTCGGCGCCAGTTACGACGTCGGTCACGGCTTGAGCGCCAGCGTCTTTCGCGGGGAGCTGCGTGACGTATACCAGCAGAACTTCTACGGCCTGGTGCACAAACTGGCACTGGGCCCGAGCATGAATCTGCTCACCGACCTGCGTTTCTTCGACAGCGACAGCGCAGGCTCCGCCAAGGCTGGCAGTGTCGACAACCGAAACTTCAACGTGATGAGCACCCTGGCCTTCGGCGCGCACAAGGTCGGTTTGGCCTACCAGCGTATGTACGGTGACGACGCCTTCCCCACCCTCAACGGCTACACCCCTCCTTACACCGCCAACCTGGTGACCATTGGTACGTTTACCAATGCCCTGGAGCAATCGTGGCAGGCGCGGTACGACTTTGATTTCGTCGCCCTGGGATTACCCGGACTGAGTTTCATGAGCCGCTATGTAAGTGGCGATGACATTCGCACCAGCAGCGGCAGCGGCCAGGAATGGGAGCGCGACACCGACCTCGCCTATGTCATTCAGAGTGGCAGCCTCCAGGGATTGAGCCTGCGTTGGCGCAACGCGGTCTACCGGTCGAGCTACGCCAGCGACATCGATGAGAACCGTCTGATTCTCTCCTACACCCTGAAGCTCTGGTAA
- a CDS encoding efflux RND transporter permease subunit: MATIKQDTLPVIRTLDEFDTRSGNWLERLVFNHRLPFMVLMLLATVVLGYMALTRLELRPSFEKMIPQSHPYIQNYLENRQSLRGLGNSLRVVVENTEGDIFDPAYLQTLRHINDELFLSQGVDRAWMKSLWSPAVRWTEVTEEGFQGGPVMPDSYQGSAADIAQLRQNIERANIVGSLVARDFKSSMLIVPLLDHDSATGRGIDYYAFSQKLEQLRNQYEAIGAENGGQGTYKIHVIGFAKLMGDLIDGLMQVMLFFALAVVTTLVIIYLYTRCVRSTLLVVVCSLTAVVWQLGIVAWLGYAIDPYSILVPFLIFAIGVSHAAQKMNGIMQDIGRGTHRQVAARYTFRRLFIAGVTALLADAVGFAVLMLIDIPVIQDLAITASIGVAVLIFTSLLLMPVALSYIGVGRKAAERALRIDSRAAEHRGFGKLWDLLDRFTTRKWATGALVVAAILGAGGFAMSLQLKIGDLDSGAPELHADSRYNRDNAYITGHYALSSDTFAVMIKTAPEGCLRYQTLVLADRLAWELQQHAGVQTTLSLTNAVRQITAGTYEGNPKLNSIQRNQDVLNYAAQQASVNAPELFNNDCSVMPVIAYLKDHKADTLDEVVAVAERFAQANSSEDRQFLLAAGSAGIEAATNIVVRDANRTMLLLVYLAVTVFCLITFRSWRATLVAVLPLILTSVLCEALMVMMGIGVKVATLPVIALGVGIGVDYALYLLSVQLHYQRKGLPLSEAYENAVAFTGRVVGLVGITLAAGVVGWAWSPIKFQADMGILLTFMFLWNMLGALILIPALSYFLLPGNKAEAPAPSPVSADGLQHSTKEVEYSHHV; this comes from the coding sequence ATGGCCACCATCAAACAAGACACCTTGCCGGTAATACGCACCCTCGACGAATTCGACACGCGCTCGGGCAACTGGCTGGAACGCCTGGTGTTCAACCATCGACTGCCGTTCATGGTGTTGATGCTGCTGGCTACTGTGGTGCTGGGCTACATGGCCCTGACGCGCCTGGAGCTGCGCCCCAGCTTCGAGAAGATGATTCCGCAGAGCCACCCGTACATTCAGAACTACCTTGAGAACCGCCAATCGTTGCGTGGCCTGGGCAACTCCTTGCGCGTGGTGGTGGAGAACACCGAAGGCGATATCTTCGATCCGGCGTACTTGCAGACCCTGCGCCATATCAACGATGAACTGTTCCTCAGCCAAGGCGTCGACCGCGCCTGGATGAAGTCGCTGTGGAGCCCGGCAGTGCGCTGGACCGAGGTCACCGAAGAAGGTTTCCAGGGTGGTCCGGTAATGCCGGACAGCTATCAGGGCTCGGCCGCCGACATCGCACAATTGCGTCAGAACATCGAGCGCGCCAACATCGTTGGCAGCCTGGTGGCTCGCGACTTCAAGTCGAGCATGCTGATTGTGCCGCTGTTGGATCATGACTCGGCCACCGGTCGCGGTATCGATTATTACGCGTTCTCGCAAAAGCTTGAGCAACTGCGCAACCAATACGAAGCCATCGGTGCAGAAAACGGCGGGCAGGGCACGTACAAGATTCATGTGATCGGCTTTGCCAAACTGATGGGCGACCTGATCGATGGCCTGATGCAGGTGATGCTGTTCTTTGCCCTGGCGGTGGTCACCACCTTGGTGATCATCTACCTCTACACCCGTTGTGTACGCAGTACCTTGCTGGTGGTGGTGTGTTCGTTGACCGCGGTGGTCTGGCAACTGGGTATCGTCGCCTGGCTGGGCTATGCCATCGACCCGTATTCGATTCTGGTGCCGTTCCTGATCTTTGCCATTGGTGTGTCGCATGCCGCGCAGAAAATGAACGGCATCATGCAGGACATCGGCCGTGGCACCCATCGCCAGGTTGCCGCGCGCTACACCTTCCGGCGCCTGTTCATCGCTGGGGTCACCGCGCTGCTGGCCGATGCGGTGGGCTTTGCCGTGTTGATGCTGATCGACATTCCGGTGATCCAGGACCTGGCAATCACGGCTAGTATCGGTGTGGCGGTGCTGATCTTTACCTCGCTGCTGCTGATGCCGGTGGCGCTGTCTTACATCGGTGTTGGCCGCAAAGCCGCCGAGCGCGCCTTGCGTATTGACTCTAGAGCCGCCGAACACCGCGGCTTCGGTAAGCTTTGGGACCTGCTCGACCGCTTTACCACGCGTAAATGGGCAACAGGTGCTTTGGTGGTGGCGGCCATTCTCGGCGCAGGCGGCTTTGCCATGAGCCTGCAGCTGAAGATCGGTGACCTCGACAGCGGCGCCCCGGAACTGCATGCCGACTCCCGCTACAACCGCGACAACGCCTACATCACTGGGCATTACGCGCTGTCCAGCGACACCTTTGCGGTGATGATCAAGACCGCGCCTGAAGGGTGCCTGCGTTACCAGACCCTGGTGCTCGCCGACCGCCTGGCCTGGGAGCTGCAGCAGCATGCCGGGGTTCAGACCACGCTGTCGTTGACCAACGCCGTACGCCAGATCACCGCTGGCACCTATGAGGGTAACCCCAAGCTCAACAGCATCCAACGTAACCAGGACGTGCTCAATTACGCGGCGCAGCAGGCCTCGGTCAATGCCCCGGAGCTGTTCAACAACGATTGCTCGGTGATGCCGGTGATCGCCTACCTCAAGGACCACAAGGCCGACACCCTCGATGAAGTGGTTGCGGTTGCCGAGCGTTTTGCCCAGGCCAACAGCAGTGAAGACCGTCAATTCCTGCTCGCCGCCGGCAGCGCCGGCATCGAAGCGGCGACCAACATCGTTGTCCGTGATGCCAACCGCACCATGTTGTTGCTGGTGTACCTGGCGGTCACGGTGTTCTGCCTGATCACCTTCCGCAGCTGGCGCGCAACCCTGGTGGCAGTGCTGCCCCTGATACTCACTTCGGTGCTGTGCGAGGCGCTGATGGTGATGATGGGCATCGGCGTCAAAGTCGCCACCTTGCCGGTGATCGCCCTGGGCGTGGGTATTGGCGTCGATTACGCGCTGTACCTGCTCAGTGTGCAGTTGCACTACCAGCGCAAGGGCTTGCCGCTGTCAGAGGCCTATGAAAACGCCGTGGCGTTCACCGGTCGGGTGGTGGGTCTGGTCGGCATCACCCTGGCTGCCGGGGTGGTGGGGTGGGCCTGGTCGCCCATCAAGTTCCAGGCCGACATGGGCATCCTGCTGACCTTCATGTTCCTCTGGAACATGCTCGGCGCGCTGATTCTGATTCCAGCACTGTCGTATTTCCTCTTGCCGGGCAACAAGGCTGAGGCTCCTGCACCCAGCCCCGTCAGCGCTGACGGGCTGCAACACTCCACCAAAGAAGTCGAGTATTCGCATCATGTCTGA
- a CDS encoding zinc ribbon domain-containing protein, protein MAVTPCKSCNAPVESTANACSNCGEYPGVNNRQQLKLIITIGLGLLLLTLYMGWQRDAASPATTTSVPAPVAEQSAPPKLVRDVLKSQSLGMTHEQYRDRLNALLIESASPYRVEDESVHDVYDGLLWKAKLGDHVTVTARASHSTDLILDVAIYASGDETRESGQQIQDLASIALAAASPEADYREFPKQFEQMVKGTPYTVDAVKFEAGMAGLLGVWFRATPQ, encoded by the coding sequence ATGGCAGTCACCCCGTGTAAGTCGTGTAATGCGCCCGTAGAGTCCACTGCAAATGCTTGTTCGAACTGCGGCGAATACCCAGGCGTCAACAATCGCCAACAACTCAAATTAATCATCACGATTGGCCTCGGGCTGTTGCTGCTCACGCTGTATATGGGTTGGCAGCGCGACGCTGCGTCACCGGCAACAACCACCTCGGTGCCCGCGCCGGTTGCCGAACAATCCGCGCCACCAAAGTTGGTCAGGGATGTACTTAAGTCCCAATCCCTGGGGATGACCCATGAACAATATCGTGATCGGCTTAACGCGCTATTGATTGAAAGCGCCAGCCCTTATCGGGTAGAGGATGAATCGGTGCATGATGTTTATGACGGTCTTCTCTGGAAAGCCAAACTCGGCGACCACGTGACGGTAACTGCCCGTGCCTCGCATAGCACCGATCTGATTCTGGACGTCGCGATATACGCGTCTGGCGATGAGACCCGAGAATCCGGGCAACAAATCCAGGACCTTGCCAGTATTGCCTTGGCTGCTGCCTCTCCCGAAGCGGATTACCGTGAATTCCCCAAGCAGTTTGAGCAAATGGTCAAGGGCACACCTTACACCGTAGACGCGGTTAAGTTCGAAGCCGGTATGGCCGGATTGCTAGGCGTTTGGTTTCGGGCGACACCGCAGTAG
- a CDS encoding acyl-CoA dehydrogenase C-terminal domain-containing protein: MSDYQPPLRDMEFLFNEVFAIPDVWSRIPALAEHVDADTAKAILEQAGKVIAEVVAPLNRSGDEQGCRWEAGRVITPDGFAQAYQRYAEDGWVGVAGSPEYGGMGMPKVIGAQVEEMLNAANLSFGLYPMLTAGACLSLLNHASEALKQQYLPAMYEGRWTGSMCLTEPHAGTDLGLIRTRAEAQADGSYRISGTKIFITGGEQDLTENIIHLVLAKLPDAPAGAKGISLFLVPKVMVEADGSLGAANAVSCGSIEHKMGIKASATCVMNFDGATGYLVGDLNKGLNAMFTMMNYERLGVGIQGLALGERSYQNAIEYARERLQSRAPTGPVAAGQIADPIVVHPDVRRMLLTMKALNEGGRAFSTYVALQLDLAKYSDDADERSRADAQVALLTPVAKAFLTDMGLETTVHGQQIFGGHGYIREWGQEQLIRDCRITQIYEGTNGIQAMDLLGRKLVADGGRAYSVLSSQIKAFASALERSRVEFSAPLLAAVTNLDELTAWVLDRAQGNPQEIGAAAVEYLHVFGYTLYAYMWAQMADVALKQPEQAEFYTRKLGTARFYFARLLPRIHSLTATIKAGSASLYLLDAEQL, translated from the coding sequence ATGTCTGATTACCAACCACCTTTGCGCGACATGGAATTTCTGTTCAACGAGGTCTTCGCCATCCCGGACGTTTGGTCACGGATTCCGGCGTTGGCCGAACATGTCGATGCCGATACCGCCAAGGCCATTCTTGAACAGGCCGGCAAGGTCATCGCCGAGGTGGTGGCACCGCTTAACCGTAGCGGTGACGAACAGGGTTGCCGCTGGGAAGCCGGTCGGGTAATCACCCCGGATGGCTTTGCTCAGGCCTATCAGCGCTATGCCGAAGATGGTTGGGTCGGTGTAGCGGGGTCGCCGGAATACGGCGGCATGGGCATGCCGAAGGTGATCGGCGCTCAGGTTGAGGAAATGCTCAACGCCGCCAACCTGTCCTTTGGTCTGTACCCGATGCTCACCGCCGGAGCGTGTTTGTCACTGCTCAATCACGCCAGTGAAGCGCTCAAGCAACAGTACCTGCCAGCCATGTACGAAGGGCGCTGGACGGGCTCGATGTGCCTGACCGAGCCGCATGCCGGTACCGATCTGGGCTTGATTCGCACCCGTGCCGAGGCGCAAGCCGATGGCAGCTACCGCATCAGCGGTACAAAGATTTTCATCACCGGCGGTGAGCAGGATCTGACTGAAAACATCATCCACCTGGTGTTGGCCAAGTTGCCCGATGCACCGGCCGGCGCCAAGGGCATCTCGCTGTTCCTGGTACCCAAGGTTATGGTCGAGGCAGACGGCTCGTTGGGCGCCGCCAACGCGGTGAGCTGCGGTTCCATCGAGCACAAGATGGGGATCAAGGCTTCAGCCACCTGCGTGATGAACTTCGATGGCGCCACGGGCTATCTGGTCGGTGACCTGAACAAAGGCTTGAATGCCATGTTCACCATGATGAACTACGAACGCCTGGGCGTGGGCATCCAGGGCCTGGCGCTGGGTGAGCGCTCCTATCAGAACGCGATCGAGTACGCCCGTGAGCGTCTGCAAAGCCGTGCACCAACAGGGCCGGTTGCTGCCGGGCAGATTGCCGACCCGATCGTTGTGCACCCGGATGTGCGGCGCATGCTGTTGACCATGAAAGCCTTGAACGAAGGCGGGCGAGCCTTCTCCACCTATGTTGCCTTGCAATTGGACTTGGCCAAATACAGCGATGACGCCGACGAGCGTAGTCGCGCCGACGCCCAGGTTGCGCTGCTGACGCCTGTGGCCAAGGCCTTCCTCACCGACATGGGCCTGGAAACGACGGTCCATGGCCAACAGATTTTCGGCGGCCACGGTTACATCCGCGAATGGGGTCAGGAACAACTGATCCGCGATTGCCGTATCACCCAGATCTACGAAGGTACCAACGGTATCCAGGCCATGGACCTTTTGGGCCGCAAATTGGTCGCTGACGGTGGTCGCGCTTACAGCGTGCTGTCCTCGCAGATCAAGGCGTTCGCCAGTGCGCTGGAGCGTTCGCGAGTTGAATTCAGCGCGCCGCTGCTGGCGGCCGTGACCAACCTGGATGAGCTGACCGCCTGGGTGTTGGACCGTGCACAGGGTAACCCTCAGGAAATTGGCGCGGCGGCGGTCGAATACCTGCATGTGTTTGGTTACACGCTCTATGCCTACATGTGGGCACAGATGGCCGATGTCGCCCTCAAGCAACCGGAGCAAGCCGAGTTCTACACCCGCAAGCTGGGCACTGCACGCTTCTACTTCGCACGCCTGTTGCCGCGTATCCACTCGTTGACCGCCACCATCAAGGCCGGCAGCGCCAGCCTGTACCTGCTCGACGCCGAGCAACTGTGA
- a CDS encoding fatty acid--CoA ligase codes for MINTRVITPAPGAYSYPLLIKRLLLSGVRYQPGQEIVYADKLRYSYTTLLERIQRLANVLVQAGVKPGDTVALLDWDSHRALECFFAVPMIGAVLHTVNVRLSAEQIRYTMNHAEDRLVLVHDDFLPLLEQLQGDVPTVEGFIRFSDAEPCATTLPMLGEYEVLLAAAQAQFEFPDFDENSLATLFYTTGTTGNPKGVYFTHRQLVLHTLNELGTFAACGGEPLLRSGDVYMPITPMFHVHAWGVPYVATALGIKQVYPGRYEPNQLVRLMREEQVTFSHCVPTLLQMMLDCEEGQQTDLSGWKMLLGGSALTQGLAARASGRGIRVYCGYGMSESCPLLSLTSLTAEDLALPMDQQVPLRINAGVPIPLVDLRIVDEQGAEVAHDGASVGEVVVRAPWLTQGYLNEPEQGAALWAGGWMHTGDMACIDARGVVKIRDRIKDVIKTGGEWISSVALESLISQHPSVDSVAVVGIADAQWGEQPLALVVRVEGVELDQPSLARHLQQFVDSGTLNKWAVPRQVLFVDEIPKTSVGKINKKLIREMHAQREAVSAQ; via the coding sequence ATGATCAACACTCGTGTCATTACTCCGGCACCTGGGGCTTATAGCTACCCGCTGCTGATCAAGCGCCTGCTGCTGTCCGGCGTGCGTTACCAGCCCGGCCAGGAAATTGTCTACGCTGACAAGCTACGTTACAGCTATACGACCCTGCTCGAACGCATTCAGCGCCTGGCCAATGTCCTGGTTCAGGCCGGGGTCAAACCCGGCGACACCGTGGCCTTGCTTGACTGGGACAGCCACCGGGCGCTGGAGTGTTTCTTTGCCGTGCCGATGATTGGCGCGGTACTGCACACGGTCAATGTGCGCCTGTCTGCCGAGCAGATCCGCTACACCATGAACCATGCTGAAGATCGCCTGGTGCTGGTGCATGATGACTTCCTGCCCTTGCTGGAACAGTTGCAGGGTGATGTGCCGACGGTTGAGGGCTTTATCCGCTTCAGCGATGCCGAGCCCTGTGCCACTACATTGCCGATGCTGGGTGAGTACGAGGTGCTGTTGGCTGCCGCGCAAGCCCAGTTTGAGTTTCCCGACTTCGACGAGAACTCGCTGGCGACGCTGTTTTACACCACCGGTACCACCGGCAACCCAAAGGGCGTGTATTTCACCCATCGCCAGTTGGTGCTGCATACGCTCAATGAACTGGGGACCTTCGCTGCCTGCGGTGGCGAGCCGTTGCTGCGTTCGGGCGATGTGTACATGCCGATCACGCCTATGTTCCATGTACATGCCTGGGGCGTGCCGTATGTCGCCACCGCACTTGGCATCAAGCAAGTTTACCCAGGCCGCTACGAGCCAAACCAGTTGGTACGCCTGATGCGCGAAGAACAGGTGACGTTCTCCCACTGCGTACCGACCCTGCTGCAGATGATGCTCGATTGCGAAGAAGGCCAGCAGACAGACCTCAGTGGCTGGAAAATGCTCCTCGGCGGCAGTGCCTTGACCCAAGGTCTGGCCGCGCGGGCGAGCGGCCGCGGCATCCGGGTGTACTGTGGTTACGGCATGTCCGAAAGCTGTCCACTGCTGAGCCTGACCAGTCTGACCGCCGAGGATTTGGCACTGCCGATGGACCAGCAGGTGCCACTGCGGATCAACGCTGGCGTACCGATCCCGCTGGTGGACCTGCGCATTGTCGATGAGCAGGGCGCAGAAGTGGCGCACGACGGCGCCAGTGTCGGCGAGGTTGTAGTGCGCGCCCCTTGGCTGACCCAGGGCTATCTGAATGAACCCGAGCAGGGCGCGGCGTTGTGGGCCGGTGGCTGGATGCATACCGGTGACATGGCCTGTATCGACGCGCGTGGGGTAGTAAAGATCCGTGACCGGATCAAGGACGTAATCAAGACAGGGGGTGAGTGGATCAGCTCGGTGGCACTGGAAAGTTTGATCAGCCAGCACCCCAGCGTTGACTCGGTGGCGGTGGTCGGCATTGCCGATGCGCAGTGGGGCGAGCAGCCGTTGGCCCTAGTGGTGCGCGTCGAGGGTGTTGAACTGGACCAACCATCCCTGGCCCGCCATCTGCAACAGTTCGTCGATAGCGGCACTCTGAACAAGTGGGCGGTGCCACGCCAGGTACTGTTTGTTGACGAGATACCGAAAACCAGCGTAGGCAAGATCAACAAGAAACTGATACGCGAGATGCATGCACAACGCGAAGCTGTCAGCGCTCAATGA
- a CDS encoding MFS transporter gives MSQTIESLPLSEASNSTYRLITWRLMPLLLVSYIFAHLDRINIGFAKLQMSADLQFSDTVYGLGAGLFFVAYALFGVPANMVLDKLGPRRWIAFMMVTWGLLSSAMLLIESAQGFYTLRFALGVAEAGFFPGILVYLNRWFPAERRASVTALFAIAVPMAGVIGGPLSGWILEHLQGTAGMKSWQWMFLLEGLPVVLLGLLVLARLDDRVEDAHWLTEDQKHALRQALHLEEAGKQISSWRGILRNSQVWLLVAIYFAVMLAVNTLAFWMPTLIHGSGISRDSNIGLLSALPYLAGCFFMVAIGRSSDRYKERRWHLCMPILMCALGLTLTGLQPQSPLLVIVGLSIAGMGASSALPMFWQLPPAYLAGPILAPGLALISSLGSVAAFVAPYLIGWMRDNTHSASLALYLLSLVIALGGVLVLRTSAAVVNPR, from the coding sequence ATGAGTCAGACCATCGAATCCTTGCCGCTGTCTGAAGCCAGTAACAGTACCTATCGGCTCATCACTTGGCGGCTGATGCCGTTGCTCCTGGTCAGCTATATTTTCGCCCATCTGGACCGTATCAACATCGGCTTCGCCAAACTGCAAATGAGTGCCGACCTGCAATTCTCCGACACCGTATACGGCCTCGGTGCGGGCCTGTTTTTCGTCGCCTACGCGCTGTTCGGCGTACCGGCCAATATGGTCTTGGACAAGCTTGGTCCGCGGCGTTGGATCGCCTTCATGATGGTGACATGGGGGCTTCTATCCAGCGCCATGCTACTGATCGAAAGCGCTCAAGGTTTCTATACCCTGCGTTTTGCCCTGGGGGTGGCCGAGGCTGGTTTCTTCCCCGGTATCCTGGTCTACCTCAATCGCTGGTTCCCGGCCGAACGCCGCGCTTCGGTCACGGCACTGTTCGCCATTGCAGTGCCGATGGCCGGGGTAATCGGTGGGCCGCTCTCCGGATGGATTCTCGAACACCTGCAAGGCACCGCCGGAATGAAAAGCTGGCAGTGGATGTTCCTTCTCGAGGGGCTTCCCGTCGTACTGCTGGGCTTGCTCGTGCTGGCACGGTTGGACGACCGGGTAGAAGATGCTCACTGGCTTACTGAGGATCAGAAGCACGCTCTACGCCAGGCGTTACACCTTGAAGAAGCCGGCAAACAGATCAGTTCCTGGCGCGGTATCTTACGCAATTCGCAAGTCTGGTTGCTGGTGGCGATCTATTTCGCAGTGATGTTAGCGGTCAACACCCTCGCGTTCTGGATGCCCACTCTGATCCATGGCTCGGGCATCTCTCGCGATAGCAATATTGGCCTGCTTAGCGCCCTGCCCTACCTGGCGGGCTGCTTCTTCATGGTGGCCATCGGGCGCTCCTCCGACCGTTACAAAGAGCGGCGTTGGCACCTGTGCATGCCCATTTTGATGTGTGCGCTGGGATTGACCCTGACCGGCCTACAACCGCAGTCGCCACTGTTGGTCATTGTCGGCTTGTCGATTGCAGGCATGGGGGCAAGCAGCGCGCTGCCGATGTTCTGGCAGCTACCACCGGCCTATCTGGCAGGGCCGATACTCGCCCCGGGGCTCGCCCTGATCAGCTCACTGGGAAGTGTCGCCGCGTTTGTCGCCCCCTATTTGATCGGCTGGATGCGTGATAACACGCACAGCGCCAGCCTGGCGCTGTACCTGTTGTCCCTGGTGATCGCGCTAGGCGGCGTGCTGGTACTGCGCACTTCAGCTGCCGTCGTTAATCCGCGCTGA